The Ascochyta rabiei chromosome 3, complete sequence genome segment TCGACGTCCAAGCATCGTGAAATTTGCAAGCTAACCGCATTAGTGACGTCTACGTGGCAAGTTGAGGACAGACGCTGGGATCACCAGTCCATGTTGCAGAAGACGCCGAACGCAACAGTCATCATTCTCGGCTCAAGTACAATGACTGGATGTGTTCACCAAACCGTAAGCTGGAACGTGGCTACACGTCTTCAGCTTTTTATTCATTGCCCTCCTGTTGACATAGGATACAATCACTCTGTAGGCCATCAAGATTCTGATAGAGACGTAGGTTCGTAGCTGGCCTTTTCCACGTTGTGAGAGCTGGTGTGTGTACAGATCACGGCAGTATGGGGTGACACCTCACAACTCGCAGATTACTTTGATCGATCGACTCCATCGTCCCCCTCTGTTGCTTGTTAAGTACGCGAAAGAACAAGCTTGCATGAATCCCGCTTTCAGTGTCCGGAATGCTCAGACACGACACCATCGGCATTCCACATGTTCTTGAAACGAGACCTCTATCCGTGGCGATACGCATCTTGAGGTTCGAAGATTGATTCCATTATCCTGAGGGTGCGGTCCAATGCCGTACTGCATACTTTGGTGAACATTTCCAGTTCTAGGCTCCTTTGGGAAGGACTCTAGTCGTCTTAACAGGAAGAGGCTGTATAAAAGACTTTATAGGAACAAAAGTGTAACAATTACTCAGGAGAATAAGACTGTATCTTTTTTAATGTGCTTTTAGAGGGACTGAGCCTAGAAAAGGCAGTGTAAACAGCCTCTAAGCCCCAGTTTTAATGTTCATGATGGAGTGGGGCGGCAGAAAGAGCTGAGATGGCCTCGTTGTACCGCATTTTCTGGTGAACATCGTCTGTTCTAGGCTCTTTTGGGAAATTGCTGAGGGCCAATTAGATCGCTAGTGGTAACCCACCACTTAACGACACCCCTTTAGTCACTCTCTAGCATTACAATAGTATTAACTGCAGCTAAAGTAGTAACCTAAAAATAGTTGTAGATAATTGTAGGGGAGTTTGTAAGTACAACAGtacctatattagctacCCTAGCTTATCCCTATCCTTAGTTGTTGTTAGGCTCTAAGCCTTAGACTCTTAGCCTCAGGCATGTAgcgcgtccacctctgacctgtaatagcaataagtactgttctggctACAGTCTTACTATtaaagtgagcattgttacctttttggcATGCTTAGCATGGTGGGCAGAGCTGTAGCCTTAACAGTTGTAACCTACAATTATCCTAACTATAGCTAATCTTAAAGTTAATAATTTagtataacgtactccacggttgagcggatcacacaatcgagcggatcactcaaaaccccaccaaaattgcccaaaactacaaccctttatctcaacaaccacgcaataaaatcttctaaaattttcaggacagggctgcactaatataaataagagtatttaaaagtcttagagtgctagaatTTATAATACAGAAGTTATTGAGCAATTACTGTTTTACAGGGGTGTTTGGCACTATTTGCAGGctatttctatagctattatagctataaagctgaAATCTGGATATGTACTTACTAATAACTATGCAATACTATTCTAAGATTttaagaagattttattgcgtggttgttgaaataaagggttgtagttttggacaattttggtggggttttgagtgatccgctcgatcgtgtgatccgctcgactgtggagtacgttactgTGTATTTAACAGTATTAAAGAGATCTATATAATAGGGCATATTAATGTTACTACAGTACTAATATACAAGAGAAACGCATCCTAATAAGATTCTGATATCTTAGCATATGCAGAGCCCCGCACTGTTACCTAATCGTTACCTGACTGGCCCGGAGGTTTGCCCCAAAACAGCCTAGAACAGACGATGTTCACCAGAAAATGCGGTAGCCAATGAGTCACCCTCGCCGCTTCCCAGAGTAGCCTAAACAGGGTCCTTATAATCCCGGAATGCGGAACGGGCCTCATTGTGTCACGAAGCCGCTGCACGTCATCCCCGTCTCGGTTGAAGAAGCCATACCAATTACATAACAGGTGTTTATCTTGGCCGGCAAGGAGCACTTCTTCGAGCTGTACGGCAATAAACAAGAGGCCCATCTAGCATAAGGATTGTCGTTGAGATTGATAAGGTCTTGCCAACTACAGGACGACTCGTCATCTCGGCTGACATGTAATCCGCTCAGAGTATGTACTTGTCGTGAGGTCACAGAGTGCAATGGCTTTTTCAAGATACCCACTCACTAAACAATCATTGCAACAAACTATCGACGCCAAATCGTTTCACAGGTCAGACGACAGCTCTTGCGCTGCAGAAAAAGCCCGCAACACTGTCTCAGCGGCCGCCGCTCAAATCGTACTGCTGGAGGCCCCTAGTGTGAGTGGAAGTACTCTACAGCTTTTCCTAGATGGCCGAAGTATCGTGACATGTGATTAGGCCGCGGACAATCGGCAGGTTGGCGTTGACCACCtccttatactatagttTCCGACGAAAGTAGAGTCCTATGGCCAGTGCAATGTGGAGGAAAAGCACAGGCTTAGCAAGTCCAACTTCCGAGGGTTTCTTGGCTTTACACCAATTAACGGACATCTCCTGTCTTTGTCATTTGCAACAGCATCTGTGCGCGCTCGTTATAAACAATAAGTGTTTCTGTACAAGACCCACCGCACTGGCCACAGcactctactttcgccggagACTATTGTATACGATAGTATACGATATTATACGAGCAAATATTTTCTTTTTAAATGAAGCAGTAAAGCCGAGCTGCTGCCAAGAGTAGCAGCTCGGCTGTGCAGTGCCAAACAGAGTGCCAAGCGGATTGCCGCCTTTGAAGAAGATCTAATGAACAGCCCTAGATAGTATGACTGCATACCATTTGAGACGTGGGGACCAGTGCTTGCACGTACCAGACACGTACCAGCATATCGCTACAATGGTTGGCAAAGCTTAACTTCGCGATAGGACGGAAACTAAACAACATGCTCCACAAACCCAATATGGAAACCCGTGTTTGGCAGCTGCCGAACATCTTTCACTTCACCACAACAGCGACTATACAGAATAATAGCTAGTCTCTGCGACGCAAGGCCACGAGCACGATCGATGCTTGCAAGGGTATCATCTCCCACTGCAGTATTTTTTCCGCCTACCACGTTCAGGTTCACTCCAGTTCTATGTATTTAAGCTGCTGCCGCTTCAGCGTGTTTTGGTATCAAAGAACATCATCAGAATGAAGCTCTCTACTCTCGCCCTCGGTACCGTCATTTCCACTGCCAGCGCCGCTGTTATCGGACAGCTTGAAGAGCGCGCTACATATGCCGTTGTTGGCAAGCCAGAAGGTTTCGCCTCAGGAGCCACTGGAGGTGGACGTGCAGCCTGCGCGATCCCATCTAGCGTTGCGCAGCTGAAGACATGGCTCACCGACAGCACTGCTCGTTGCATCGTGCTGGACAAGGAGTGAGTCACCTTATCTTAAGCAGCGGGTTGTCGTAAGAAAATACTGATTGTCGATCTTCAGATACAACTTCAAGGGCACTGAAGGCACCACCACCGAAACGGGCTGCCGACCAGCATCCAACAAGTGCCCCGGTAATGGCGGTCAAGACGCTATCAACAAGGCTTCGTGGTGTACAAACGGTAACGCAGGTGCTGGCTCTAAGTCTATCAGCGTTACCTACGATACCGCAGGTGTTGCAGGTATCAACGTCGGCTCCAACAAGAGCTTGATCGGCGTTGGCAACAAGGGCGTCATTCGTGGAAAGGGTCTGCGTATGGCGAACGGAGCGTCTAACGTGATCATCCAGAACATTCATATTACAGAGGTGAGCACACATGATCGAGTCTAACCGAAGATCTCGAAGATAGGCCGTATGCAGCGGTCGATTCTGATCTTCGTGGTCGATCAAGAGCCTGTCTATTCCATGGGTTCTAAGCTAACAACATGATTCCAGCTCAACCCTCAGTACATCTGGGGAGGAGATGCTCTCACTGTGGATGGTTCTGATCTCATCTGGATTGGTATGTTAATCGCCCATTCCATAGCCTGGAGTTATTCAGACAACTAGAAGCATGAAGGAACCAAACTGACACTCACCTGAACAGATCACGTCAAGGTATCCCTCGTGGGCCGCCAGATGTTCGTCGCTGGCAATGGAGCGTCCAACCGCGTATCCCTCACCAACAACGAATTCGACGGCTCAACCAGTTGGTCCGCCACCTGCGACGGCCACCACTACTGGGCCCTCTACCTGACCGGCTCCCAAGACCTCATCACCATGAAGGGCAACTACATCCACCACACCTCTGGCCGCAGCCCCAAGATTGGTGGAAACTCGCTAGTCCACGCTGTCAACAACTACTGGTACGCCAACTCTGGCCACGCTTTCGACATTGCTGCCGGCGGTCAGGTTGTCGCCGAGGGAAACGTCTTCCAGAACGTCGTGACGCCGCTTCTTAGCAACACTGGAAAGCTGTTTGGTTCCCCGTCTACTAGCGCGAACACTGCTTGCACCAACAGCCTGGGCCATGCTTGCCAGTTGAATGCATTCGGCAGCTCGGGCACGCTTGGAGGAACGGATacttccttcttctccaaCTTCAGTGGCAAGTCTATTGCTTCTGCTGGCGCTGCCAGCGCGTCTGTTGCTAACACTGCGGGTGTCGGTAAAATTTGAGCGTTGCGCTGTCTGGTGGAATGTTTGGTGTTCGAACCCATCTCTACGTGGAGACGATGGGGTTCGTATTTCATTCTTTTAGTTTGTGAATATTTTCTAATAGACTGCATCCTTTCTCTTTCAAGCTGGGACTCTTGTCCGATTAGGATGGTGTGGCGACATTGTGTCTTATATTTGCATCTAGTATGCTGCATTGAGCAGTCCAAGTTAGCAATTAGCAGAAAGTGCTAACTACAAGCTCAGAATACAGAAAATCAGTGGAGTAAGCCGTTGTGCGTTAGATGAATCCCTGGAGTCTCACAGAGTCTGAAGATATTACCTTTATTTCTACAGACGCTGCACAATATGTTCACAAATTGCAACAGGCCTCTGCACGGCAATTTGGAAGTCTTGAGACCAGCTACCAAGTCTAAACTTCTTCACTCCCCAAAAGCCGCCATCATCACACAACCTCAACCTGTTGCAAATGTTCAGGCCTTGCTTGTCCCCAGACTTCGTTAGCCATAGCCCCAGGCACGATAGCATCTCTCACGAGCCGATGCTGACCATTACCCACCCGGCGCAGAATCACAGGCAGGCACGTTGCACCTGGGCATGAGAAAAACTCCGTCGCGTAGACGAGCGCCTGATGCAGCCCAGCCGATGCGGTACCTTGGGCCCTTTTCCAAGCACGTAAGGCGCATGTTTGATTTGGCCGTTTGTATGAAACGGTTCCATACTACACCGAACAACACACGAGCAGAAACCATGTAGTTCCGTTCCCATGCCTTGTAACCATAAGTAAAAACGGGATGCCACTGTCGTTTGGCGTGATGTTGCAGAGAGCGAGTCCCTGTGTAGAGTTTCCTGTTACCATAAATCCATTTGACAATGTCGCTCTCTAGATATTCCACGTCTATGGAACCATGATTTGGATGGAAGGCCTGGAGGAAGCTATAGCCGTGGGTTGGTTCTGTATTGACTGAGTAACCCGACGCTTTGGTATACACCGCGCTGCACAGCTCCTCTCTTATATGGAAAGTACAAGCGTCTCTCGTCCAGCTTGGGTCGTGTGTAGGGAACCCGCTCTGTGGTGGATCGGCCCACGCTTGTCCTAAGCTACGCACTGTTCCAGTTTGGAGTGCAGATGTCACTAGCGTGTTTCCTTTATTTGAGATCTTTGAGAGTAATAGATCAGTTGCTTCTCGGCTTGGTACAGCATCCCATCTTACAGGCGCGTCTTCATCATCACCGGCAATCAAGTCGATCGCGCTTGTCAGGATGAGAACGATCAAATCCATAAAATTCCGGACACCACGGTGATAAGCCTGTGGTTGGATGGCAGTGTGGTGCTAGTAGAATGATATTGAGAGATTTTTCCGGATATAGACCCTCGTCATGGCAAGCGTAACTTTTGTCAAATCGGTTGCATAGTGTGGATCGAGGAGAGACTTGAGAGCGTCGAGAGGAAGCCCCAACAATCCGAATACTCGATCGTGTCTCTGCGCACATTAGTTTTTCTTTTGTTTTCTCCAGTATTTATTCCAATTGAAAAAGTCGGTTCATCAGGTAGGAACTTCGGATGTTGCAGACGGCTTTGACTTGGACCCACCGTTCTTTCCTGTGATGTGATTCAAACAGTCCCAGGAGGATACGCAACCTTGCAGCTGGCACGAGGCTGCTGCCAATGAGAAATGGAGGGTTGTTACCGATTGCGTACTCTTGGACAATCCATATTCGGCTCCAGTAATGATCGTTACAGAAGGCCTCGAGAGCAGACTGAACGGACTCATTGTCCATCATGTCGACCACAAAAGAATCCTGGTACTGTGTAGATTGTGAGAGAGTCACAAGCTTCGAAAATTCGAGCACCTGAACAACTTGCGCTGTGGCTCCTGTCTCAATCGCAACAATGCCTGCTCCAGCGCCGGCAAGACCTTTCTCATTCGAAGCACTTGAGCGCTTCACTCAGTGGCATCGATCTGGTTTGTATAGATAGCACCGACCTATTGCAAACCGTAAGTGAGAATAGACCGATGTTGCTATTGGAGTGATCTTACCCAGACGTATGCACAGTCGAGATCACAGAGATCCCGAAGGATTCTGTAGACATTGGGCCTAGTCTTGAATAGCTTGCCGTCGATAGTGATCGATTCTGATGTGTCCATCACTCCCCAAGTATGGGAAAGAGCAGGTGATTTGCATTCTTGAGCTGCAGACAGCGACAAACCAACAATATCACGCTGAGCTTCTGCCTCATTGTAAGTGTTCGAAGCTTGCTAAGGTTGGACGTTAAAATGCAGAATATATATGGGCAAAGTTTTCGCGAAGGTGTAACAAGTCCTCATATGATAGGCTCCGAGAAAGACAGCGGATATCATTAAGAAGCTCTGCACAACATCGGTTTTATGTACAGTTCATGCCAATAGAGTAGTTGCATGCTTCGTGTAGCACTTGGGTATCATTTCTCGTCACGTTCCCTGCAAGTCTCGCAGCCCCCTCACCTCCTCCTCGCGGCCATACTTTCAACGTTGTTCGCATGTGCAAGCAGATACTTGCAGCATGTCAGCGTATACTTGCATGCCTTTGTCCAGCTCTCCTCCTTGTTCAGCGCCAACTTGATGCTTTGGTCGTGAATGCGATCTTTGCGTATCTCATACGGCATCTTGACGCCTGGTCCACCCATGCCCACTCTCAGACTGCTCCCTGCATCAACGCCTTGGTTTTCCACGAACTCGCCCAGTTGCCTCAAACATTCCAGGAACGCAACCATGGCAGTGTCGAACTTCCGATGCAAGAAACCGAAGTTTATAGGGAAATCGCCGGACGAGTACAGCTCCAGACGTTGCTTTTGAACGTTGGGAGAGCTAGCTGTTGAGGCGCGAGTGTCAGCGACGGAAGCACCATTCTTGACTTCGTGTTTTAATATCGTAGATGTGGAGCCCATGGGGCAGAGTTCGTAGTTCTGGAACTTGTAGCCTAGGCGTTCAGCAAGTGTGGCGAGGAGAAGGCAGGTTTGGCCCCAGGCAGCGTTGATTTCTGGCCAGTCAACATACGGAGAAGGAAGGCGACCGAGTCGTAGTCCGTTGATTGTGGCAAAGTGGTTGTCGTGGGTTATGTTGAATGTGTCGTTGTAGACACTTCTACGTTGGAGTTGGTGAAGTATCTGCGTGTCGTGGGCGTATCGCGCTGTGAGGGCATCGCGCTCGTTCTGGAACTCGGTCAAGGTAGAGTTGAAGGCGTTCCTGTCTTTCCAGAAGTCTTCCTCTTCCTGGTCCAGCTGGCGAGCTTCCACTTCAAGAGCAGCCAGCTGAGCGTCCAAATCCACCTTTTCCGCCTCTAGCTTCTCCAGATTGGCGATGGCAGTGGCCTCGGCTTTCTTTGCGGCTTTCAGGGCAGCATCAGCTGCCTTGACTTCCTCCGCACTGGGGACATCCGTGTTGGCACGGCGAAGGTAGTCCACGTAGGCGTCGCGTTCTCGTGTCGCCACTCCCAGTCGTTTTTGTAGACCATCTACAAGGAGCTCAGTGCACTCGATGCATATGGGGTGGTCGATGTCTGAGCGCGCCGACAGTATCTCGAACATGCGCTGTGTTGTCTCCAAGCCATCTGCCATGCTTGCTCCTCCTACCGTCCCCGACGCTGCTGTGATGCTCGCTCTTCTCGACAATTCGGGCGTGGTAGGTTGCGTCTGTGTTGCTTCTGCCGGGGTTT includes the following:
- a CDS encoding Pectin lyase → MKLSTLALGTVISTASAAVIGQLEERATYAVVGKPEGFASGATGGGRAACAIPSSVAQLKTWLTDSTARCIVLDKEYNFKGTEGTTTETGCRPASNKCPGNGGQDAINKASWCTNGNAGAGSKSISVTYDTAGVAGINVGSNKSLIGVGNKGVIRGKGLRMANGASNVIIQNIHITELNPQYIWGGDALTVDGSDLIWIDHVKVSLVGRQMFVAGNGASNRVSLTNNEFDGSTSWSATCDGHHYWALYLTGSQDLITMKGNYIHHTSGRSPKIGGNSLVHAVNNYWYANSGHAFDIAAGGQVVAEGNVFQNVVTPLLSNTGKLFGSPSTSANTACTNSLGHACQLNAFGSSGTLGGTDTSFFSNFSGKSIASAGAASASVANTAGVGKI
- a CDS encoding Vacuolar protein sorting-associated protein atg6; amino-acid sequence: MANDKKSHGLYCQKCRTPIDVDASIDQLNPAAFKLLTDSAVTAQQQSHKNNPPRQSRPTYPSSRHQTYETAIQSARNPTFKRNVPSSRFQQASQNPAMSFVNVHMSESMMDPPDQPPASVRSPDQQTPAEATQTQPTTPELSRRASITAASGTVGGASMADGLETTQRMFEILSARSDIDHPICIECTELLVDGLQKRLGVATRERDAYVDYLRRANTDVPSAEEVKAADAALKAAKKAEATAIANLEKLEAEKVDLDAQLAALEVEARQLDQEEEDFWKDRNAFNSTLTEFQNERDALTARYAHDTQILHQLQRRSVYNDTFNITHDNHFATINGLRLGRLPSPYVDWPEINAAWGQTCLLLATLAERLGYKFQNYELCPMGSTSTILKHEVKNGASVADTRASTASSPNVQKQRLELYSSGDFPINFGFLHRKFDTAMVAFLECLRQLGEFVENQGVDAGSSLRVGMGGPGVKMPYEIRKDRIHDQSIKLALNKEESWTKACKYTLTCCKYLLAHANNVESMAARRR